The following coding sequences lie in one Oncorhynchus kisutch isolate 150728-3 linkage group LG17, Okis_V2, whole genome shotgun sequence genomic window:
- the LOC109907400 gene encoding keratinocyte differentiation factor 1 isoform X1, giving the protein MPSSITGSPRPWSEPGGQVGLIPVEPNHLLYRSSSTSQESCYEERCVDPVELRHQGPRGTHHKAHHGDVQSKVADETTGFIPGSADSPPGDHGCGPCAPSSPGSCKNWVCSVLTCGLYMVCRRTILAPSPTGRSSDDDQEKVNLRGLQSHPGANDPQTRKEGGGSGSDWSEDIYIRGVKVDIPRMEEEPVVITRPLLHNGRGGGGRRYSPPSYSWYEGDTGDLSMGDVDSLITQKLLELYSEYQIEELAHCTSDSVFLKKTGEISQLISDLAEEHQLDEQDAECRLVKGIIRISTRKSKKRPPYRRSQRSTSDSGNETMSNYQTSTISNNNDYDIQISKETDSDMNARNMRMTSGAAESSERQMSVFSMPLPGTSVRT; this is encoded by the exons ATGCCCAGCAGCATCACAGGGAGCCCCAGACCCTGGTCAGAGCCAGGGGGCCAGGTCGGCCTCATACCTGTGGAACCCAACCATCTCCTCTACCGGAGCAGCAGCACCAGCCAGGAGTCCTGCTATGAGGAGCGATGTGTGGACCCGGTGGAGTTGAGGCACCAGGGTCCCAGGGGGACCCACCACAAGGCCCACCACGGGGACGTGCAGAGCAAGGTGGCTGATGAGACCACCGGCTTCATCCCCGGATCAGCAGACTCTCCTCCAGGGGATCACGGGTGTGGTCCTTGTGCCCCCTCCTCCCCAGGCAGCTGTAAGAACTGGGTGTGCAGCGTGCTGACCTGTGGACTCTACATGGTGTGTCGGCGCACCATACTGGCCCCCAGTCCCACAGGGAGGTCCTCAGATGACGATCAGGAGAAGGTCAACCTCCGGGGTCTCCAGAGCCACCCTGGGGCCAACGACCCCCAAACCAGGAAGGAGGGCGGGGGTAGTGGCTCTGATTGGTCGGAGGACATCTACATCAGAGGGGTCAAAGTGGATATTCCCAGAATGGAGGAGGAGCCAGTGGTCATTACCAGGCCTCTGTTACACaatggaagaggtggaggagggagacggTACAGCCCTCCATCCTACTCCTGGTATGAGGGGGATACGGGTGATCTGAGCATGGGTGACGTGGACTCTCTGATCACCCAGAAGCTTCTGGAGCTGTACTCTGAGTACCAGATCGAGGAGCTGGCCCActgcacctcggactcagtgttCCTGAAGAAGACCGGTGAGATCAGCCAGCTGATCAGTGACCTGGCCGAGGAGCATCAGCTTGATGAGCAGGACGCAGAATGTCGACTGGTCAAGGGCATCATCAG GATCAGCACTAGGAAGAGTAAGAAGAGACCTCCATACCGAAGGTCACAGAGGAGTACCTCCGACAGCGGAAACGAAACTATGAGCAACTACCAAACATCAACCATCAGCAATAACA ATGATTACGATATCCAGATCTCCAAGGAGACAGATTCTGATATGAACGCTAGGAACATGAGGATGACCAGTGGAGCAG CAGAAAGTTCTGAACGTCAGATGTCTGTGTTCAGCATGCCCCTGCCCGGGACTTCAGTCAGAACATGA
- the LOC109907400 gene encoding keratinocyte differentiation factor 1 isoform X2 → MPSSITGSPRPWSEPGGQVGLIPVEPNHLLYRSSSTSQESCYEERCVDPVELRHQGPRGTHHKAHHGDVQSKVADETTGFIPGSADSPPGDHGCGPCAPSSPGSCKNWVCSVLTCGLYMVCRRTILAPSPTGRSSDDDQEKVNLRGLQSHPGANDPQTRKEGGGSGSDWSEDIYIRGVKVDIPRMEEEPVVITRPLLHNGRGGGGRRYSPPSYSWYEGDTGDLSMGDVDSLITQKLLELYSEYQIEELAHCTSDSVFLKKTGEISQLISDLAEEHQLDEQDAECRLVKGIIRISTRKSKKRPPYRRSQRSTSDSGNETMSNYQTSTISNNNDYDIQISKETDSDMNARNMRMTSGAESSERQMSVFSMPLPGTSVRT, encoded by the exons ATGCCCAGCAGCATCACAGGGAGCCCCAGACCCTGGTCAGAGCCAGGGGGCCAGGTCGGCCTCATACCTGTGGAACCCAACCATCTCCTCTACCGGAGCAGCAGCACCAGCCAGGAGTCCTGCTATGAGGAGCGATGTGTGGACCCGGTGGAGTTGAGGCACCAGGGTCCCAGGGGGACCCACCACAAGGCCCACCACGGGGACGTGCAGAGCAAGGTGGCTGATGAGACCACCGGCTTCATCCCCGGATCAGCAGACTCTCCTCCAGGGGATCACGGGTGTGGTCCTTGTGCCCCCTCCTCCCCAGGCAGCTGTAAGAACTGGGTGTGCAGCGTGCTGACCTGTGGACTCTACATGGTGTGTCGGCGCACCATACTGGCCCCCAGTCCCACAGGGAGGTCCTCAGATGACGATCAGGAGAAGGTCAACCTCCGGGGTCTCCAGAGCCACCCTGGGGCCAACGACCCCCAAACCAGGAAGGAGGGCGGGGGTAGTGGCTCTGATTGGTCGGAGGACATCTACATCAGAGGGGTCAAAGTGGATATTCCCAGAATGGAGGAGGAGCCAGTGGTCATTACCAGGCCTCTGTTACACaatggaagaggtggaggagggagacggTACAGCCCTCCATCCTACTCCTGGTATGAGGGGGATACGGGTGATCTGAGCATGGGTGACGTGGACTCTCTGATCACCCAGAAGCTTCTGGAGCTGTACTCTGAGTACCAGATCGAGGAGCTGGCCCActgcacctcggactcagtgttCCTGAAGAAGACCGGTGAGATCAGCCAGCTGATCAGTGACCTGGCCGAGGAGCATCAGCTTGATGAGCAGGACGCAGAATGTCGACTGGTCAAGGGCATCATCAG GATCAGCACTAGGAAGAGTAAGAAGAGACCTCCATACCGAAGGTCACAGAGGAGTACCTCCGACAGCGGAAACGAAACTATGAGCAACTACCAAACATCAACCATCAGCAATAACA ATGATTACGATATCCAGATCTCCAAGGAGACAGATTCTGATATGAACGCTAGGAACATGAGGATGACCAGTGGAGCAG AAAGTTCTGAACGTCAGATGTCTGTGTTCAGCATGCCCCTGCCCGGGACTTCAGTCAGAACATGA